Genomic segment of Aliiroseovarius sp. M344:
CCATCGTCCACCGAAAGTGGTGCTTAACCTGTTCTAAAATCAGGGATTATCTGACATCCACTCTACCTATTAGAGATTGCGTCCCGTTTTTTCGGCGCAGATATGCATTCCGCACATAGCTGCAATGCAGCATTTTCCCTTGATCCGGCGCGCCCAGAACCCTAACTCTTGTTCAAAGCCAATAGTTGAGCTTCGCTCTAGTTGGCTTTTACCTCCCTGTTGGACTTGGCCGGGCTCTGCCCGGCCTCTTTTTTTCTCAAACGCCCCTTTGGGCCTTTGTGGCCTATGCCTTTGCTCTTTCCCATCCTGCAGGCATCGCCTAAAAGACGCCAACGAAAGCCTAAGGGGGAACGGGCATGACCGAGCCAAAGATCACCGAGGACCTGATTGCCGCACACGGGTTGAAATCCGACGAGTATGAGTTGCTCCTCGAAATCATTGGTCGCGAGCCGACATTTACCGAACTTGGTATCTTCTCGGCCATGTGGAACGAGCATTGTTCCTACAAATCCTCAAAGAAATGGCTGCGGACGCTTCCCACCGAAGGCCCTCAGGTCATTTGCGGACCCGGCGAAAACGCGGGCATCGTCGATATCGGTGATGGTCAGGCGGTTGTCTTCAAAATGGAAAGCCATAACCACCCCTCGTACATCGAGCCTTATCAGGGCGCGGCCACCGGCGTAGGCGGCATCCTACGCGATGTCTTCACGATGGGCGCGCGTCCAATAGCCGCGATGAACTCGCTGTCCTTCGGTGAGGTTGATCACCCCAAAACCAAACAGCTTGTGAATGGTGTTGTCGAAGGCATCGGCGGCTATGGCAACTGTTTTGGCGTGCCCAATGTCGGCGGCGAAGTGCGCTTTCATTCAGCTTATAACGGCAACTGCCTTGTGAATGCATTTGCCGCTGGGTTGGCCGACACAGACAAGATCTTCTATTCCGCTGCGTCCGGTGTCGGCATGCCCGTCGTTTATCTTGGTGCCAAGACAGGCCGCGATGGCGTTGGCGGGGCGACAATGGCGTCAGCAGAATTTGACGACACGATTGAAGACAAGCGCCCAACGGTGCAGGTCGGCGATCCGTTCACCGAAAAACGCCTGATGGAAGCCACGCTGGAGCTGATGCAGACAGGGGCCGTGATCTCGATCCAGGATATGGGTGCCGCTGGCCTGACCTGTTCAGCGGTCGAAATGGGCGACAAAGGTGGTTTGGGCGTCAAGCTGAACCTCGAAGACGTCCCACAGCGCGAAGACAACATGACGGCTTACGAAATGATGCTGTCAGAAAGCCAGGAGCGGATGCTCATGGTGCTGAAGCCGGAAAAAGAGGCCGAAGCCCGCGCCGTGTTCGAAAAGTGGGATCTTGACTTCGCTATCGTCGGGGAAACGCTGGCCGAAGATCGCTTTTTGATCATGCACAATGGCGAGGTGAAGGCTGATCTTCCCCTGTCCCCGTTGTCGGGACGCGCGCCAGAGTATGACCGTCCATGGGTCGAAACTCCGGCCGTAGACGCGTTGTCGGACGTGCCGGAAATAGACGCGATTGACGGCTTGAAGGCCCTGATCAGCTCGCCCAATTATGCGGCAAAACAATGGGTTTACGAACAATATGACCATATGGTCATGGCCGACACCGTGCGCGCGCCCGGATTGGGTGCAGGCATCGTGCGGGTGCACGGAACTGACAAGGCTATTGCCTTCACTTCAGATGTGACTCCGCGCTATGTGCATGCCAACCCGTTTGAAGGTGGCAAGCAAGCCGTTGCCGAAGCCTATCGCAACCTGACGGCCGTCGGTGCTAAGCCCCTTGCAACCACCGACAATCTGAACTTCGGCAACCCCGAAAAGCCCGAGATCATGGGGCAATTGGTGGGCGCTATCAAAGGGATTGGCGAAGCGGTCGCTGCTCTGGATGTGCCAATCGTTTCGGGCAACGTCTCGCTCTACAACGAAACCGATGGCACTGGCATTCTGCCGACACCAACCATCGGCGCTGTCGGACTGCTGAGCAACCTTGATGAGATGATCGACGGTGTTGCGCGCGACGGTCACGTGGCTCTGGTTGTTGGCGAAACCCGTGGTCATCTTGGCCAGTCTGCGCTGTTGGCCGAGGTTTTCAACCGCGAGGATGGAGACGCGCCACATGTAGATCTTGCAGCCGAAAAGAAACATGGCGAATTTATCCGCGCAAACCGCGCCTTGATCAAAGCCTGTTCTGACCTGTCAGACGGAGGCCTTGCCCTCGCTGCGTTTGAGATGGCCGAGGCCGGCGGCGTGGGTGTCACACTCGACACTGCTGACACAGCGACGCTGTTTGGCGAAGATCAGGGTCGGTATCTGGTGGCCTGTAATTTTGATCAGGCCGAGGCACTGATGATTGAAGCCGGCAATCTGGGCATCCCTGTCGCGTCGGTCGGTCGTTTTGCGGGCGACACGGTTAAGATGGGTGGTTCAGAAGCCCCGCTTGCCGAATTGTCTCAGATCTTCCGCACGGGATTTGATCAGGCGCACCGTTAATCCATGGCAACGGCACCCGATCCTCAGGACATGACCGCGCTCGTCGCCGATTGCGCGTCCTGCGCGGGGTTGTGCTGTGTCGCTCCGGGATTTGACGCAGGCGACGATTTCGCCTTTGACAAACGAGCGCTGGCGCCATGCCGCCACCTTGGCAGCGACAACCTGTGCCGCATCCACGAAAGTCTAGAAGATCAGGGGTTTCCGGGCTGTGCGCGGTTTGACTGCAAAGGGGCCGGACCTTACGTGATGACGCATATCTTCCCGCGCAAACGCTGGCGCAAAGATCGTCAACTGCTTGAAGACATATCCGAAGCTTACCGCCGTATGCGCGCGATTTGCGACATGATCGAGATGTTCCGTGTGGCCGAACTCCTGCCCCTGAACCCAACCCAAGAAGCCGCGCGCCAGAACATGCTGAAAACCCTTTTGCCCGCTCCCGCATGGACAGCGGCCACGCTGGCAGCTGCCGAGCAGGCCGGGCTTTTGTCCGACGCGCGCGCGGTGTTGACCAGTTTTCGCGATGCCGCGACGCGCCGCTAGCCCTTGCGGCCCCCTGCCCCCGATCTTAGATTGAGTTGAAACACACACGAGGTTCTGAACATGGCCATGGAAGCATCCGCAATCGAAGCCCTTATCCGCGAGGCCTTCCCGGACGCAAAAATCACCATCACCGATCTGGCCGGTGACGGGAATCACTATGCCGCCGAAGTGGTGGACGAGAGCTTTCGCGGTCAGAACCGCGTGCAACAACAACGTGCCGTCTATGCGGCGTTGAAAGACAAAATGGCCGGTAGTCAGGGCGAGTTACATGCTTTGGCACTGACCACGAAGGTGCCTGAGTGATTACAGGCGCAATAGTTTCGGCGATTGTTGCGGTTGTCTTTGTCGCGGCATTGACCGAAGCTTTTCTGAAGCGCAACCGACGCAAACCTTTGAGCTCTGGCCGCCCAAGCAGACCGCCAAAAGACTTAGGAACCGAACCCGGTATGGAGGCGACAGACACAAAACTTGTCGACGCAGCCCACCGCGAGAACGAATACATCCAAAGGCTTCATAGCCAACTCTCCAAGCACCACAAGAAACGGCGCTAGTTGGAAAACAGATAAGGACTGAGACATGACCGACGCAAAATCGCAAATCCAAGAGACCGTGAAAGCCAACGACGTTGTGCTTTACATGAAAGGCACAAAAGAAATGCCGCAATGCGGGTTTTCCTCGCGCGTGGCCGGAGTTCTGAACTTCATGGGCGTCGATTTCGCCGATGTGAATGTTCTGGCCGATGAGGGCATTCGCCAAGGCATCAAGGATTATTCGGACTGGCCCACGATCCCGCAGCTTTACGTGAAGGGCGAATTCGTGGGTGGCTGTGACATCATTACCGAAATGACTCTATCGGGCGAACTGGACACGCTGTTTGATGAAAATGGCGTCGCCTATAATAAAGAAGCCGCCGACAAGATCCGCGAAGCAAACGGCTAAGCCCGATCACATCGCATGACATTGCGACAGAAGCGTTTCTTCTGAACCATTCGGGACATCATCCCAGGCCAGAAACGCTTCGTCGCCTTTGGTCCACCAGACATACCCGGCGCCGTCGGGCGTTTGCGCGTATTTGGCACCCGAGGCCGAAATGACGTGGGCCAAACCGAGCTGCTGACCTTCGACGAAGATCACAGCAAATGACTGATCCGCCGCATTCAGATAAGTGGCCGAAACTACTGCGCCCCGATCGCATTGATACTGCACCGTCTGGATGGATGGTGCAGCGAAAAGGCTCGCTGCGGTCAAAGGCAGAATCAGCATGCCAAGTGCGAAACGCCCAGACCTGGCCGCCAAACTCGCCACTTTACGAAGCACGCCCTTCGACTTCTGCAGCCATGGCTTCTGCGCGGGCAGCAATCTCGGCCAATGTGTCCGTCACTGCATCCGGGATGACCGGAACTTCGACCTTTTGCGGCGCGGCGTTTTGCAGGGCGTAAATCTGCGCTTCCATATCCGCGATTTTCTTGTCGGCCAGCTTCACTTTGTCTTCCAGACCGGCCGTTTTGTCCGCCAGCATCAGACCCGCCATCAACAGCATCCGGCTTTCTGTCAGGTTGCTCATCTGGCCAACCAGAACCGCCGCTTCATTGTCCAACATTTTCGCGGCTGAGATCAGGAAATGTTCTTCACCTTCCTGGCAGGCAACGTCGAAATTACGGCTTCCAATGGTGATGTTGATATCA
This window contains:
- a CDS encoding MliC family protein, producing the protein MLILPLTAASLFAAPSIQTVQYQCDRGAVVSATYLNAADQSFAVIFVEGQQLGLAHVISASGAKYAQTPDGAGYVWWTKGDEAFLAWDDVPNGSEETLLSQCHAM
- a CDS encoding cell division protein ZapA, whose translation is MPDINITIGSRNFDVACQEGEEHFLISAAKMLDNEAAVLVGQMSNLTESRMLLMAGLMLADKTAGLEDKVKLADKKIADMEAQIYALQNAAPQKVEVPVIPDAVTDTLAEIAARAEAMAAEVEGRAS
- the grxD gene encoding Grx4 family monothiol glutaredoxin; this translates as MTDAKSQIQETVKANDVVLYMKGTKEMPQCGFSSRVAGVLNFMGVDFADVNVLADEGIRQGIKDYSDWPTIPQLYVKGEFVGGCDIITEMTLSGELDTLFDENGVAYNKEAADKIREANG
- a CDS encoding BolA family transcriptional regulator; protein product: MAMEASAIEALIREAFPDAKITITDLAGDGNHYAAEVVDESFRGQNRVQQQRAVYAALKDKMAGSQGELHALALTTKVPE
- the purL gene encoding phosphoribosylformylglycinamidine synthase subunit PurL, translating into MTEPKITEDLIAAHGLKSDEYELLLEIIGREPTFTELGIFSAMWNEHCSYKSSKKWLRTLPTEGPQVICGPGENAGIVDIGDGQAVVFKMESHNHPSYIEPYQGAATGVGGILRDVFTMGARPIAAMNSLSFGEVDHPKTKQLVNGVVEGIGGYGNCFGVPNVGGEVRFHSAYNGNCLVNAFAAGLADTDKIFYSAASGVGMPVVYLGAKTGRDGVGGATMASAEFDDTIEDKRPTVQVGDPFTEKRLMEATLELMQTGAVISIQDMGAAGLTCSAVEMGDKGGLGVKLNLEDVPQREDNMTAYEMMLSESQERMLMVLKPEKEAEARAVFEKWDLDFAIVGETLAEDRFLIMHNGEVKADLPLSPLSGRAPEYDRPWVETPAVDALSDVPEIDAIDGLKALISSPNYAAKQWVYEQYDHMVMADTVRAPGLGAGIVRVHGTDKAIAFTSDVTPRYVHANPFEGGKQAVAEAYRNLTAVGAKPLATTDNLNFGNPEKPEIMGQLVGAIKGIGEAVAALDVPIVSGNVSLYNETDGTGILPTPTIGAVGLLSNLDEMIDGVARDGHVALVVGETRGHLGQSALLAEVFNREDGDAPHVDLAAEKKHGEFIRANRALIKACSDLSDGGLALAAFEMAEAGGVGVTLDTADTATLFGEDQGRYLVACNFDQAEALMIEAGNLGIPVASVGRFAGDTVKMGGSEAPLAELSQIFRTGFDQAHR